The following coding sequences are from one Liolophura sinensis isolate JHLJ2023 chromosome 12, CUHK_Ljap_v2, whole genome shotgun sequence window:
- the LOC135479756 gene encoding toll-like receptor 13, whose product MEVYAFLLGTVLLNAVYGDNHVDLHNKGLRTVPTNISSTTESLDLSWNLLETITNGSFRILSRLISLSLNHNKLVRLEPSAFEGLSQLRFLDLSNNRFVLEYESYPPTVFHPTQKLEILNMDENSPGYSSRAYQFPDEIFSSLISLKELTVDEPLHNVSFGPGVMSMSQLKSLSVYCWEFGSSLRPDTFAAFANLSIQSLVLRCQSLEEGTLKHFPHVTSLNLRTKSLPNALSALVDLRHRHMTYLTITNTNSDKGFSRDPETLALTANNTAHLATICVRHLDLSKNAIIHVGIDVFSRFQYPECLETFNFGNNYLPVATSYLAAIGVIHFTRLKYLNISPGRRYAFTVREVLVARNCRLDIGFRYDLDAVIFKSLKHLKTLDLSSNDFTTLSRFIFSPLQSLETLILSNNKLIHIPESIYDLVSLTFLDLSSNVISSLSRAQMDWLTADNSSHSKDAVRVSLNRNPLLCTCNTVSFVRWLLDGSANVEARLTLTCSLGNGTFVDIGSLTSKLKNMEVSCVSNFWLTFSTVGSSLMAVVIVLGIFAYRYRWNIKYWVLTKCRRGSVVEEVTNEQYRYDAFVAYNYFSYRWACIVLRQFLEDENNYTICLHDRDFPVGVSIQQNIVDAVNNSRKVILVINKSFLKSDWCEFEIQMTGMRMVRDGYENAIIVIMMEEIPVSEMPRSLLNLWNHITFLLWPANDLGDERIFWNRLLEVMAR is encoded by the exons ATGGAAGTGTACGCATTTCTGTTGGGAACCGTTCTTCTCAACGCGGTGTATGGGGACAACCATGTTGATCTCCACAACAAAGGACTGCGGACCGTACCTACAAATATCTCATCAACAACAGAAAGCCTGGATTTGAGTTGGAATCTTCTGGAGACGATAACCAATGGATCCTTTCGAATTCTCAGCAGGCTTATATCACTGAgtttaaatcacaacaaacTTGTGAGGTTAGAACCATCAGCGTTCGAGGGATTATCACAACTACGCTTCCTGGATCTAAGCAACAACCGATTTGTGCTGGAGTATGAATCCTATCCACCCACAGTATTTCATCCTACACAAAAGCTAGAGATCCTAAATATGGATGAAAATAGCCCAGGCTATTCATCCCGTGCGTATCAGTTTCCAGACGAGATATTCAGCAGCCTGATATCACTGAAGGAGTTGACTGTTGACGAGCCGTTGCACAATGTTTCATTTGGACCGGGCGTCATGAGCATGTCTCAGCTTAAAAGTCTGTCCGTTTACTGTTGGGAATTTGGAAGCAGCCTCAGACCAGACACATTTGCTGCGTTTGCCAACTTATCAATTCAGTCATTGGTGTTGAGATGCCAGAGTTTAGAGGAAGGGACTTTGAAGCATTTTCCGCATGTGACAAGTCTAAATCTGAGAACAAAATCGCTACCCAACGCCTTATCAGCTCTCGTGGACCTGCGCCATCGCCATATGACATATCTGACAATCACAAATACAAATTCTGACAAAGGGTTCAGCAGGGACCCCGAAACCTTGGCTCTCACTGCAAACAACACGGCTCACTTGGCGACTATTTGTGTTCGTCACCTGGACTTGAGCAAAAATGCCATAATCCATGTGGGAATAGATGTCTTCAGCCGATTCCAGTACCCCGAGTGTCTAGAAACATTTAACTTTGGAAACAATTATCTGCCCGTCGCTACTAGCTACTTAGCAGCAATTGGCGTGATACACTTCACAAGgttaaagtatttaaatatcAGTCCAGGAAGACGTTATGCGTTTACTGTGAGAGAG GTTTTGGTGGCCAGAAATTGTAGACTGGACATTGGCTTTCGCTATGATTTAGATGCTGTCATCTTCAAAAGTTTGAAACATCTGAAAACCCTCGATCTCTCGAGTAACGATTTTACAACACTAAGCAGATTCATCTTCAGTCCGCTGCAAAGTTTAGAAACCTTGATCCTGTCAAACAATAAGCTGATCCATATACCAGAGTCCATCTATGATTTGGTCTCGTTGACATTCTTGGACTTGTCATCCAATGTGATTTCATCTTTGTCACGCGCACAAATGGACTGGTTGACCGCTGACAATTCATCCCACTCAAAAGATGCTGTCAGAGTTTCACTGAACCGTAACCCCCTCCTCTGCACTTGTAACACCGTCAGTTTTGTGCGATGGCTTCTAGACGGCTCAGCCAATGTTGAAGCACGTTTGACCTTAACGTGCAGTCTAGGAAATGGAACGTTCGTGGATATTGGTAGCCTCACATCAAAGCTTAAGAACATGGAAGTATCTTGTGTCAGCAACTTTTGGTTGACATTTTCCACAGTTGGCTCGAGTCTGATGGCCGTGGTAATTGTTCTAGGAATATTTGCCTACCGTTACAGGTGGAATATCAAATATTGGGTTCTGACAAAATGCAGGAGAGGTTCTGTCGTTGAAGAAGTGACAAATGAACAATACCGATACGATGCCTTCGTAGCGTATAATTACTTCAGTTACCGATGGGCTTGCATTGTTCTGCGACAATTTCTGGAAGATGAAAACAACTACACGATCTGTCTCCATGATCGAGACTTCCCGGTGGGTGTCAGTATTCAGCAAAACATAGTGGACGCCGTGAACAACAGTCGCAAAGTTATCCTAGTCATCAACAAGTCGTTCCTGAAAAGCGATTGGTGTGAATTTGAAATTCAAATGACGGGCATGCGCATGGTGAGAGATGGTTATGAAAACGCCATTATTGTGATCATGATGGAAGAGATTCCCGTGTCGGAAATGCCACGGTCGCTGCTGAACCTTTGGAATCACATTACATTCCTGCTGTGGCCGGCCAATGACCTGGGTGACGAACGGATCTTCTGGAACCGTTTGCTGGAGGTCATGGCACGCTGA